The sequence TCCCATAGGATTTAATATTAAAATGCAGTTGGTGGAAGAGCTTTCAAAGATACTTAAGCAAATGGGCAAAACAATAAATCTTAGCTATTTTTGAGGTGAGTGACAATGAGTGTTACAATGAGTGAAGCTTTTGATTACAGCATGATTGACAATATTTTGTCGGAACACGGAACTTCTGAAACTGCAATTATTGCAATACTTCAAAGCATTCAGGAAGAATATCATTATATTCCGAAAGAAGTGTTTCCCTATCTTTCAAAAAAACTTAAAGTAAGTGAAGCAAGGATATTCAGTGTTGCAACCTTTTATGAAAACTTTTCTTTGGAGCCGAAAGGAAAGTATATAATAAAAGTCTGCGACGGAACGGCGTGCCATGTAAGAAAATCAATTCCGATTATCGAACGGCTCAGAAAAGAATTGGGCCTTTCCGGTACCAAGCCGACAACTGATGATTTGATGTTTACGGTTGAAACGGTATCTTGTCTTGGGGCATGCGGCCTTGCTCCCGTAATAACGGTAAATGACAAGGTGTATGCCGAAATGACCCCCGACAAAGCCTCAGAGCTTATAAAACAGTTGAGGGAGGGAGATGCCGATGCTTAAAAACAGAGAAGAGTTGCGAAAGGCCCGGGAGATGTACTCAAGATACCTTAAGGCGGAAAAGAGAAGAGTTCTTGTTTGTGCAGGCACCGGCTGCGTATCCGGCGGTTCCATGGAGATTTTCGAGCGGCTTTCGGAGTTGGTTTCAAAGAGAGGGATGGATTGCCAGGTTGAATTGAAAGAAGAACCACACGACAATACCATAGGCATGAAAAAAAGCGGGTGCCATGGTTTTTGTGAAATGGGACCCCTTGTAAGAATTGAGCCTGAAGGTTATCTGTACACCAAAGTAAAGCTTGAAGACTGTGAAGAGATTGTGGACAGAACGATAGTGGCGGGGGAACATATAGAAAGGCTTGCCTATAAACAAAACGGAGTTGTATACAAAAAACAGGATGAAATTCCCTTTTACAAGAAGCAAACCCGTCTTGTACTGGAACACTGTGGTCAAATTGACTCCACATCCATAACCGAATACCTTGCAACCGGGGGATATTATGCGCTGGAGAAAGCGTTGTTTGACATGACCGGTGATGAAATTATAAATGAAATAACTGAAGCAAATCTTCGTGGACGCGGAGGAGGAGGTTTTCCGGCAGGACGTAAATGGGCACAGGTAAAAAGGCAGAATGCAAAACAAAAGTATGTTGTGTGCAACGGAGATGAAGGCGATCCGGGAGCGTTTATGGACAGGAGCATTATGGAGGGTGACCCCCACAGAATGATTGAGGGGATGATAATTGCAGGCATTGCCTGCGGGGCGTCCGAGGGCTATATTTATGTGCGTGCAGAATATCCACTTGCTGTGTCCAGACTTAAAAGGGCCATCGAGCAGGCAAAAGAGTTTGGCTTGCTTGGTGAAAACATACTGGGAAGCAATTTTAGCTTCAATATTCATATAAATCGGGGCGCAGGTGCGTTTGTTTGCGGTGAGGGAAGCGCGCTTACGGCATCGATTGAAGGAAAACGTGGCATGCCCAGGGTAAAGCCGCCAAGAACCGTGGAGCAGGGCTTGTTTGATATGCCTACGGTTTTAAACAATGTTGAAACCTTTGCCAACGTTCCCCTTATTATCAAAAACGGAGCTGACTGGTATAAATCCATCGGGACTGAAAAAAGTCCGGGAACAAAAGCTTTTGCGCTGACGGGCAACATAGAAAATACCGGTCTTATTGAGATTCCCATGGGAACAACCTTGAGGGAAGTTATATTTGACATCGGCGGAGGAATGAGGAATGGCGCGGATTTTAAAGCCGTGCAAATCGGAGGCCCGTCGGGAGGGTGCCTGTCGGAAAAAGATTTGGACCTTCCACTGGATTTTGACTCACTGAAAAAAGCTGGTGCCATGATTGGTTCCGGAGGATTGGTTGTAATGGACAGCAATACTTGTATGGTAGAAGTTGCGCGCTTTTTTATGAATTTTACCCAGAATGAGTCCTGCGGAAAATGTGTTCCCTGCCGCGAAGGTACAAAGAGAATGCTGGAGATTTTGGAAAGGATTGTAGAAGGAAACGGCCAGGACGGTGACATAGAACTTCTTTTGGAATTGGCGGACACCATTTCAGCAACGGCACTTTGCGGACTTGGCAAAGCTGCGGCATTTCCTGTTGTAAGTACGATTAAGAATTTTAGAGAAGAATATGAAGCACATATTTATGACAAGAGATGTCCCACAGGAAATTGTCAGAAGCTTAAAACCATTACTATTGATGCTTCTTTGTGCAAAGGCTGCTCAAAGTGTGCAAGAAGTTGTCCTGTGGGCGCAATAACAGGAAAAGTTAAAGAGCCTTTTGTTATAGATCAAAGCAAATGTATCAAGTGCGGTGCATGTATTGAAACTTGTGCATTCCACGCAATATTGGAGGGCTGAAGAGATGGATAACAGAGAGTATATGTTGATAGACGGAATTCCTGTTGAGATAAACGGTGAAAAAAACCTTCTTGAGCTTATTCGAAAAGCGGGCATCAAGCTTCCGACATTTTGTTACCATTCCGAATTGTCGGTTTACGGTGCCTGCCGTATGTGCATGGTTGAAAATGAATGGGGCGGATTGGATGCTGCATGTTCCACCCCGCCCAGAGCGGGCATGAGTATAAAAACAAACACTGAAAGACTTCAAAAATACCGGAAAATGATTTTGGAGCTTTTGCTTGCCAATCACTGTCGGGATTGTACAACCTGCAATAACAACGGAAAATGCAAACTGCAGGATCTTGCGATGAGGTACAATATAAGTCATATTCGATTCCCAAACACTGCTTCAAATCCGGATGTGGACGATTCTTCCCTTTGCATAACAAGGGACCGGAGCAAATGCATACTCTGCGGAGACTGTGTTCGTGTATGCAATGAAGTACAGAATGTGGGTGCTATTGATTTTGCCTACAGAGGCTCTAAAATGACAATCAGTACGGTATTTGACAAACCTATCTTTGAATCAAATTGTGTGGGCTGCGGACAATGTGCCCTGGCATGTCCGACAGGAGCAATTGTTGTAAAAGATGATACACAGAAAGTATGGAAGGAAATCTATGATAAAAATACCCGGGTATCGGTGCAGATAGCTCCTGCTGTCCGTGTTGCTTTAGGAAAAGAACTTGGCTTAAATGACGGAGAAAATGCCATAGGAAAAATTGTGGCGGCACTGCGGCGCATGGGATTTGATGATATATTTGACACGTCAACCGGGGCGGATTTGACGGTTCTGGAAGAATCGGCAGAACTGCTAAGGCGTATTAGAGAAGGAAAAAATGACATGCCTCTTTTTACGTCATGCTGTCCTGCATGGGTAAACTACTGCGAAAAGTTCTATCCCGAGCTTTTGCCCCATGTTTCCACATGCCGTTCACCGATGCAGATGTTTGCCTCCATAATAAAAGAGGAATATTCAACTTCCAGCAAACGGTTGGTGCATGTTGCAGTTATGCCCTGCACGGCAAAGAAATTTGAAGCGGCCCGCAAAGAGTTTAAAGTCAATGGAGTTCCAAATGTTGATTATGTTCTGACAACCCAGGAGCTTGTTCGAATGATCAAAGAATCGGGGATAGTATTCTCTGAACTGGAGCCTGAAGCAATTGACATGCCCTTTGGAACGTATACAGGAGCCGGTGTGATATTTGGGGTTTCCGGGGGTGTCACTGAAGCGGTTTTAAGAAGAGTGGTTTCGGACAAATCTCCGACATCTTTCAGATCACTTGCCTATACCGGTGTTCGGGGTATGAACGGAGTAAAAGAAGCTTCGGTGATGTACGGTGACAGAAAGCTTAAAGTTGCAGTGGTCAGCGGGCTTAAAAATGCCGGTGATTTGATTGAAAGGATTAAAGCCGGTGAGCATTATGATCTTGTCGAGGTTATGGCATGTCCGGGAGGTTGTATAAACGGAGGAGGACAGCCCTTTGTTCAAAGTGAGGAAAGAGAAAAGAGGGGCAAGGGGTTGTACAGTGCGGATAAACTCTGCAATATCAAATCTTCTGAAGAAAATCCTCTTATGATGACACTTTATAAAGGCATTTTAAAGGGCAGGGTTCATGAACTTCTTCATGTTGATTATGCTTCAAAAAAGGAGGCAAAGTAGTATGTTGGAGATAAAAATTTGCGTCGGAAGCTCGTGCCATTTGAAAGGTTCTTATAATGTTATCAATGAATTTCAGCATCTTATTGAGGAAAAAGCTTTGCATGACAAAATTGATATAAAAGCAACTTTTTGCATGAAGCAGTGCCAGAAGAACGGAGTTGCGGTAGAGGTCAATAATGAGATTTTTGGCGTTTTGCCGGAGGCGGCGGAGGAATTTTTTAAAAATGTGATTTTACCTAAGGTCTAGTTACAAGATATAATTAATAAATTAAAAGAATAATTAAAAGTGAAAAGCTTAATTGAGTATTTTTAATAACCAAACTAAAAGGGCGGCTTTTTAGCTGCCCTTTTAGTTTGGAAAAAGAAATATTAATATCGTTCTAAAATTGTAATTTCGCTGGTACCGAAATCAAAGGATACGATTTTCCATTCATCATTTTTCTTTTTTAGGTTTACTGTTACTTCATTTTTTCGGAGCAGTTTTGATTTTTCGGCTGTAATTGTTTCAATTTCATAATATTTAAATGTTACGTTGTTTGAATCTGTTACAGACAAGCTGATTGGTTCGATTTCTGATTTGATTGTATAAGGAGTATCTGTAAAGTATGGATACTTTAATGACTCAAGGTCTGATTCACTCAATAGGTCCGCAAAATAGAAGCAATTGATATATGTATCAAAGTCCCTGGTGTTTCGGGCATCATAAAAAGCAGTTACGACATCCTGAGGAAATGTAAGCGGAGAGCTTTGAGAGTAATCGAGTGTAAGTATTTTCCATCCGGAGTTTGTTTTTAAAAGAACTGTAGTAACTTCATATACAGAGAGGGC comes from Acetivibrio thermocellus ATCC 27405 and encodes:
- a CDS encoding NADH-quinone oxidoreductase subunit NuoE family protein, translating into MSVTMSEAFDYSMIDNILSEHGTSETAIIAILQSIQEEYHYIPKEVFPYLSKKLKVSEARIFSVATFYENFSLEPKGKYIIKVCDGTACHVRKSIPIIERLRKELGLSGTKPTTDDLMFTVETVSCLGACGLAPVITVNDKVYAEMTPDKASELIKQLREGDADA
- the nuoF gene encoding NADH-quinone oxidoreductase subunit NuoF, which encodes MLKNREELRKAREMYSRYLKAEKRRVLVCAGTGCVSGGSMEIFERLSELVSKRGMDCQVELKEEPHDNTIGMKKSGCHGFCEMGPLVRIEPEGYLYTKVKLEDCEEIVDRTIVAGEHIERLAYKQNGVVYKKQDEIPFYKKQTRLVLEHCGQIDSTSITEYLATGGYYALEKALFDMTGDEIINEITEANLRGRGGGGFPAGRKWAQVKRQNAKQKYVVCNGDEGDPGAFMDRSIMEGDPHRMIEGMIIAGIACGASEGYIYVRAEYPLAVSRLKRAIEQAKEFGLLGENILGSNFSFNIHINRGAGAFVCGEGSALTASIEGKRGMPRVKPPRTVEQGLFDMPTVLNNVETFANVPLIIKNGADWYKSIGTEKSPGTKAFALTGNIENTGLIEIPMGTTLREVIFDIGGGMRNGADFKAVQIGGPSGGCLSEKDLDLPLDFDSLKKAGAMIGSGGLVVMDSNTCMVEVARFFMNFTQNESCGKCVPCREGTKRMLEILERIVEGNGQDGDIELLLELADTISATALCGLGKAAAFPVVSTIKNFREEYEAHIYDKRCPTGNCQKLKTITIDASLCKGCSKCARSCPVGAITGKVKEPFVIDQSKCIKCGACIETCAFHAILEG
- a CDS encoding [FeFe] hydrogenase, group A: MDNREYMLIDGIPVEINGEKNLLELIRKAGIKLPTFCYHSELSVYGACRMCMVENEWGGLDAACSTPPRAGMSIKTNTERLQKYRKMILELLLANHCRDCTTCNNNGKCKLQDLAMRYNISHIRFPNTASNPDVDDSSLCITRDRSKCILCGDCVRVCNEVQNVGAIDFAYRGSKMTISTVFDKPIFESNCVGCGQCALACPTGAIVVKDDTQKVWKEIYDKNTRVSVQIAPAVRVALGKELGLNDGENAIGKIVAALRRMGFDDIFDTSTGADLTVLEESAELLRRIREGKNDMPLFTSCCPAWVNYCEKFYPELLPHVSTCRSPMQMFASIIKEEYSTSSKRLVHVAVMPCTAKKFEAARKEFKVNGVPNVDYVLTTQELVRMIKESGIVFSELEPEAIDMPFGTYTGAGVIFGVSGGVTEAVLRRVVSDKSPTSFRSLAYTGVRGMNGVKEASVMYGDRKLKVAVVSGLKNAGDLIERIKAGEHYDLVEVMACPGGCINGGGQPFVQSEEREKRGKGLYSADKLCNIKSSEENPLMMTLYKGILKGRVHELLHVDYASKKEAK
- a CDS encoding (2Fe-2S) ferredoxin domain-containing protein; this encodes MLEIKICVGSSCHLKGSYNVINEFQHLIEEKALHDKIDIKATFCMKQCQKNGVAVEVNNEIFGVLPEAAEEFFKNVILPKV